TTCTTCAAATGTCTGCTGCGCCTTGAGGATTTGTTTTCCTGATGGGAGAGTAACTCGCTGAATGGCGTTCCTTTCTGGTTCATCGACTTCCACCAGAAATGTTGTTCCATCCGATAGGGAAAATTGAGCTAATTGTTTTTCTTTCATCATTTGTGTCCTGACTCATTCAGACTCTTCGCACCGGGCAAAACCCTTGTTTGGTATTATACAACCAAAGAGAATGCTTGAAAAGTACTTAGTGATGTATCAAATACTTTTAGCTCCCCCTAAATCCCCCTTAAAAAGGGGGACTTTGATTCCATTTCCCCCCTTTTTAAGGGGCGTTATATCAAATCCAGTTACGGTCACACAAAGGGTAGGGAACATTGCTGTGCCCCTACATATACCATATGCAATCAACCGGATTTGATGTTAGGGGGGATCAATAAGTGGAAAGATACCGCCAACAACTTTTCAAACAAGCTCTAAGTAAAAACTCAGATTGTTCCACATACGAATGACAAATAACGAATGACAAATAACGAATGACAAATGACCAATGACAAATAACAAATGACAAATGACAAATGACCAATGACAAATGACCAATGACAAATGACCAATGACAAATGACAAATGACAAATGACAAACAACACTAAAACCTCTCAGTCTCCCCTCCCGGTGCGACTGCTCCAGGTTGAGATGTAAAGAAATTTTGCGCCGCCTCATTTTGGTAAATACACCTAATATCAGGCTTTTCACTGTCCAAGCTACCTGTAAAGCCAAAGGTATTGAGGCGATTTTTACATTCTCTTACCTGGTCAGATGTCACCAGCTTTTTTTGCTCTAAAAGTGCCCAGTTATTTTGACGCAGAACACAACCAGGACGCATACTCGGTTGAGCAACATAGACATTGAAGGGGTTAAGAGTCACAAATAGTCTCGCATCCATCACCATAGCGCTGGCTCCATACTGCACGCAAATTTCCGGGTTTGGTGCTTTGGTGTCAATGAATTCACGAGAAGCCACATTTGATGGAGATAACGTAGTTGTAGAGCTAAAAGCAATGCCAATTCCAATTCCCAAGATTAACACCCCCCCTAAAATTGCCATAGTGGTGAAATTAAACATCGGAGATTGGAAGCCAGAGGGTCTAGAAGTATTAGCCGTTCTACCAGTTGATGTACGTCTCATATCCCTTGATTACCTTCATGTCTCAGATACTAGTACTCTGTCAAGATAAAAATGATGGACTGTAGTGCGGGCATCTTGCCCGCGTGAGCGAGACGCTCACACTACCAAAAATCCCTCAAAACAAAATTGACAGACTACTAGGGAGTCGTTGAAACTGCTCTCCCCTTTTAAGTATGCCTAGAATTGACTGGAATTGCCCGCAACTTTCTGGTCAATATTAAACTTGTTGCATAAGTGAACTAGCTATTTATGTTAATCCGTTCTGCTACACTAGCTGACGTACCGGCAGTTTTACCAATGGTTGCCAAGATTTGTGCTTTGCATGAAACTTGGGATTCTGCCAAGTATGGCTTTATTCCCCATCTTGAACAGCGTTATGAAAATTGGTTGGGGCGATTGGTACATAATGATCGTAGTGTGTTTGTCGTCGCTGAAGATCAAGGGCTACTTGTGGGGTTTATCGTGGCGACAGTTGAGCGAGAAATACCAATCTACCGATTACAGGAATTTGCTTTTATTCAGGATATCTGGGTCGAGCCAGAATATCGCCAACAAGGAGTAGCAAAGCAGATGGTAATGCTTACTGTTGAACGCTGTCAACAAATAGGTGTTCCACAAATTCGGCTCGATACCGCAGCGGTTAACGAAGCGGCGCGGCGGTTGTTTGCATCCTGTGGTTTTCGCATCAGCACTGTAGAAATGCTGATGGAATTTAATCAATATTGACGTGCTTCGTAGCGTAAAGCCTACGGCATAGCGTAGCGTAAAGCGACGTACGAGCGTCTTTTGGATTGACCCCGACCACAAGGGGCAAACAATTTTAGATTTGGGATACTGAGCGAAGTCGAAGTATCCCAAATCTAAAATTCGGAGGGT
The Gloeotrichia echinulata CP02 DNA segment above includes these coding regions:
- a CDS encoding DUF3172 domain-containing protein; this encodes MRRTSTGRTANTSRPSGFQSPMFNFTTMAILGGVLILGIGIGIAFSSTTTLSPSNVASREFIDTKAPNPEICVQYGASAMVMDARLFVTLNPFNVYVAQPSMRPGCVLRQNNWALLEQKKLVTSDQVRECKNRLNTFGFTGSLDSEKPDIRCIYQNEAAQNFFTSQPGAVAPGGETERF
- a CDS encoding GNAT family N-acetyltransferase; the protein is MLIRSATLADVPAVLPMVAKICALHETWDSAKYGFIPHLEQRYENWLGRLVHNDRSVFVVAEDQGLLVGFIVATVEREIPIYRLQEFAFIQDIWVEPEYRQQGVAKQMVMLTVERCQQIGVPQIRLDTAAVNEAARRLFASCGFRISTVEMLMEFNQY